A single window of Opisthocomus hoazin isolate bOpiHoa1 chromosome 5, bOpiHoa1.hap1, whole genome shotgun sequence DNA harbors:
- the ANAPC4 gene encoding anaphase-promoting complex subunit 4, which produces MPAFRQVGEKQLPQEIVFMAWSPKRDLIALANRAGEVLLHRLANFQRVWSLPPNENTGKEVTALAWRPDGKILAFGLTDTKRIILCDVEKPESLHSFSVDSSVTYMHWMEVTEESSVLTSFYNAEDESNLLLPKLPALPKNYSTTAKIFSEEKSDEIMKLLGDVRLNALVLGGSSGFIEIYAYGMFKIATVTGVAGSCRGLCLSGDLKSLSVITEVRDSSDSEAEITYFQLDTSLLSSYLPEVTRMARKFTHISTLLQYIKLSLTCMCEAWEEILMQMDSRLTKFVQEKNTTTSVQDEFMQLLLWGKASLELQALLMNQLTVKGLKKLGQSIESSYSSIQKLVISHLQSGSEALLHHLSELKGMALWKQKYESLGLDVSGIEEAITAVGSFILKANELLQVIDSSMKNFKAFFRWLYVAMLRMSEDHVLPELNKMTQKDITFVADFLTEHFNEAPELYNRKGKYFNVERVGQYLKDEDDDLVSPPNTEGNQWFNFLKNSTHLKESPLLFPYYPEKSLHFVKRQMEAVIDQCLQKPADVIGKSVHQAVCLSLYKTSQSEDSTPQLFKLPFLWNDKTSNIHYVLFTILENSVSKIHILRRHTDTSRSVSNGILAVEFGNFLNNSINESSDSRCYSCLDAHFYDDETVSVVLKESLEQEGKERVLAQLPLSSVYTDEDQDREFIWDSTKRLDEQSGEIPTRTVFLENQWRVLENMKAQYVAVNGIRKVSCVLSSNLRHVRVFEMDVEDDGEVEEEEEEETTQIAAGEPEELNQSADNQDNMCGASAEELPDETEEQEPSLDP; this is translated from the exons ATGCCCGCCTTCCGGCAGGTGGGCGAGAAGCAGCTGCCGCAGGAGATCGTCTTCATGGCCTGGTCCCCCAAGAGGGACCTCATCGCGCTGGCCAACAGAGCGGGGGAG GTTTTGCTTCATCGGCTTGCAAACTTTCAACGAGTGTGGAGTTTGCCTCCAAAtgaaaatacagggaaagaaGTGACTGCCCTTGCTTGGAGGCCAGATGGCAAAA TTTTGGCTTTTGGCCTTACCGATACCAAGCGGATTATTCTGTGTGATGTAGAAAAACCTGAAAGCTTGCACTCTTTCTCTGTGGACTCATCTGTTACATACATGCATTGGATGGAAGTAACTGAGGAAAGCAG tgttcTCACTTCCTTTTACAATGCTGAGGATGAATCAAATCTCCTATTACCTAAATTACCAGCGCTACCAAAAAA ttacagTACCACAGCAAAAATTTTCAG tgaAGAGAAGTCCGATGAGATTATGAAGCTTCTGGGTGATGTAAG GCTTAATGCTCTTGTCCTTGGTGGCAGCTCAGGATTTATTGAGATTTATGCGTATGGAATGTTCAAGATTGCTACAGTAACTGGG GTGGCAGGTTCTTGTCGTGGACTATGTTTGTCTGGTGATTTGAAATCACTATCGGTTATTACAGAGGTACGAGACTCTTCAGACAGTGAAGCAGAGATAACATATTTTCAG CTGGACACTAGTCTGTTATCAAGTTACTTACCTGAGGTAACTCGAATGGCCCGGAAGTTTACTCACATTTCAACTCTGTTACAG TATATAAAGTTGTCATTGACCTGCATGTGTGAAGCATGGGAAGAAATATTGATGCAGATGGACTCACGGCTAACAAAGTTTGTACAG GAGAAGAATACAACCACTTCTGTTCAGGATGAGTTTATGCAGCTGTTGTTATGGGGCAAAGCAAG CCTGGAACTTCAGGCATTACTAATGAACCAACTGACAGTAAAG gGTTTAAAAAAACTCGGTCAGTCCATAGAGTCTTCCTATTCCAGTATACAAAAGTTGGTCATAAGTCATTTGCAGAG TGGCTCTGAGGCACTGTTACACCACTTGAGCGAATTGAAAGGAATGGCTTTATGGAAACAAAAATATGAGTCTCTGGGTTTAGATGTGTCTGGAATTGAAG AGGCTATTACTGCTGTTGGCTCTTTCATCCTGAAAGCAAATGAACTGCTTCA AGTTATCGACAGTAGTATGAAAaacttcaaagcattttttcGATGGCTGTATGTTG ccaTGTTGAGGATGTCAGAAGATCACGTGCTTCCAGAGCTGAACAAG atgaCTCAAAAAGATATTACGTTTGTTGCTGATTTTCTTACTGAACACTTCAATGAG gCACCAGAACTTTACAATCGTAAAGGAAAATACTTCAATGTGGAGAGAGTTGGCCAG TACTTGAAAGATGAAGATGATGACCTTGTGTCACCACCTAATACAGAGGGAAACCAGTGGTTTAACTTTCTTAAGAATAGTACTCATCTTAAAG AAAGTCCACTTTTGTTTCCCTACTATCCTGAGAAATCACTGCACTTTGTCAAAAGGCAAATGGAAGCGGTCATTGATCAGTGTTTACAAAAGCCAGCG GATGTAATTGGAAAGTCAGTGCATCAAGCAGTCTGCCTGTCTCTCTACAAAACTTCACAAAG tgaaGATTCCACACCTCAGTTATTTAAACTGCCATTTCT GTGGAATGACAAAACATCCAATATACATTATGTTCTCTTCACTATATTAGAAAATTCTGTttctaaaatacacattttgaGGAGACATACTGATACTTCCAG GTCTGTCAGTAATGGAATTCTTGCAGTTGAGTTTGGAAACTTCTTGAACAACAGTATAAATGAGAGCTCAGACTCCAG atgCTACAGTTGTTTAGATGCACACTTCTATGATGATGAAACTGTAAGTGTAGTTCTGAAGGAGAGTCTGGAAcaagaagggaaggagagagtCCTGGCTCAGCTACCTTTATCTTCAGTATACACAGATGAGGACCAAGATAGGGAATTCATCTGGGATTCTACTAAAAG GCTGGATGAGCAAAGTGGTGAGATACCCACACGTACTGTCTTCTTGGAGAATCAGTGGAGGGTGCTGGAGAACATGAAAGCTCAGTATGTTGCTGTAAATGGCATTAGAAAAGTTTCCTGTGTG CTAAGTTCAAATCTCCGTCATGTGAGGGTGTTTGAGATGGATGTAGAGGATGATGGGGAAgttgaggaagaagaggaagaagaaacaactcAGATTGCAGCGGGGGAACCTGAGGAGTTAAATCAGTCTGCAGATAACCAGGACAACATGTGTGGTGCATCTGCTGAAGAACTACCTGatgaaactgaagaacaggaaccAAGTCTGGATCCTTGA